A DNA window from Brassica napus cultivar Da-Ae chromosome A4, Da-Ae, whole genome shotgun sequence contains the following coding sequences:
- the LOC106448144 gene encoding protein ALP1-like, translating to MQDLRIIYLLSRGTENLEEDELVELMLLEEEEFMQRYMHPILEYYKKNFCKNPMNNVWGNGWKIIREQIYSNEISCRTLIRMSSEAFIRLCEVLEKKYGLQESLNIKVDESVAIFLVLCGQNDTQHDIGLRFGHAHETIGRKFHHVLGAMVKLAVDYLRPRTASEFEAISNSLQGDKRYWPYFNGSIGALDGTHVPVMVTPGRDALRFVNRKGTASLNVLGVCDHDMLFTYCFVGMAGSTHDSRVLDTAMRDDPLFPKPPGEKYYLVDSGYANRRGYLAPYRKERKEGTRYHLQDFINCEPPRNSKEMFNRWHASLRSVIERTFGVWKKKWRVLNEFPRYDISTQRNVIFATMGLHNFIRWNKIKDVDFEEATMENSGVHMHQSENDSDDENDVRGNEETSTAVYMKIVRDQIATQLWSDKRLGSRRV from the coding sequence atgcagGATCTtcgtattatatatttactttctcGTGGAACTGAAAATCTAGAAGAAGATGAGTTAGTGGAGCTTATGTtattggaagaagaagaatttatGCAAAGGTACATGCATCCTATATTAGagtattacaaaaaaaacttttgcaaGAATCCAATGAACAACGTGTGGGGAAATGGTTGGAAAATAATACGGGAACAAATCTACAGCAATGAAATCTCGTGCCGTACTCTTATTCGTATGAGCTCAGAAGCGTTTATCCGTTTATGTGAAGTCCTTGAGAAAAAGTATGGGTTACAAGAGTCGCTTAATATTAAAGTCGATGAGAGTGTTGCAATTTTTCTTGTTCTCTGTGGTCAAAATGACACTCAACATGACATCGGTTTAAGATTCGGTCATGCCCATGAGACTATAGGTAGAAAGTTTCATCATGTTCTGGGGGCAATGGTAAAATTGGCAGTTGACTACTTACGGCCAAGAACTGCTTCTGAGTTTGAAGCAATATCTAATAGTTTACAAGGAGATAAACGATATTGGCCATATTTTAATGGATCTATCGGGGCTCTTGATGGAACACATGTACCCGTAATGGTGACTCCAGGTCGTGATGCATTACGATTTGTGAACCGGAAAGGAACGGCAAGTCTAAATGTTCTAGGAGTATGTGATCACGATATGCTTTTTACATATTGTTTCGTTGGAATGGCAGGATCAACACATGACTCTAGAGTGCTAGATACCGCTATGCGCGATGATCCGTTGTTTCCTAAACCTCCTGGAGAAAAATATTATCTCGTAGATTCTGGTTATGCAAATAGACGTGGTTATTTAGCTCCTTAccgaaaagaaagaaaagaaggtaCTCGATATCATCTTCAAGACTTTATAAATTGCGAGCCTCCAAGAAATAGTAAGGAAATGTTCAATAGATGGCATGCATCATTACGTTCAGTTATTGAACGTACGTTTGGTGTTTGGAAGAAAAAGTGGAGGGTTTTAAATGAATTCCCAAGGTACGACATCTCCACACAGAGGAACGTTATATTTGCAACAATGGGGCTTCACAATTTTATTAGGTGGAACAAAATTAAAGATGTTGATTTTGAGGAAGCGACTATGGAGAACAGTGGTGTGCATATGCATCAAAGTGAGAATGATTCAGATGATGAAAATGATGTACGAGGAAATGAAGAAACATCAACGGCAGTTTATATGAAGATTGTTCGAGATCAGATTGCTACACAACTGTGGTCAGATAAAAGACTTGGCTCCCGTCGAGTATAG
- the LOC106445780 gene encoding cysteine-rich receptor-like protein kinase 7, which yields MFSCASFFFFLFHFFFICCSFRASAQIQNPKFLKSSCQNTTTYSRNSTYYRNLTNLLYFLSSRNASHPTGFQNATSGQGPDRVSGLFLCRGDVSLEDCRNCVTFSVKESLTRCPIQREVVLYYDKCMLRYANQDIFSTLQMEEAQTMLSNIIIPINQQERFRELVLSMMNNAAAEAAASSKKFGARETNYAAFQRVYGLVQCTPDLTTQDCSRCLETSINQLPTTNTGARILFPSCNSRYESYPFFNESAASTFSSPLPPPVSPGPEFSNAGKARSSSVLVVAIVVPVIMVVLLFIAGYCFLAKRAKRPYGTAPTFNHGDDITTIDSLQLDYRTIQAATNYFSEDNKIGQGGFGEVYKGIFSNGTEVAVKKLSKSSEQGDTEFKNEVVVVAKLQHRNLVRLLGFSLEQEERILVYEYVPNKSLNYFLFDAAKRCQLDWTQRYNIIGGIARGILYLHQDSRLTIIHRDLKASNVLLDENMNPKIADFGMARIFGLDQTQENTNRIVGTFGYMPPEYAMRGQFSMKSDVYSFGVLVLEIISGRKNNSFHEMDDSHDLVTYAWRLWNHGTALELVDPMIIGNCKKSEVVRCIHIGLLCVQEDPVDRPALSTILVMFTSNSMTLPVPRRPGFFNHTRPIDPLDSDQSTMSKSVAESTDDASISTLCPR from the exons ATGTTTTCTTGcgcctctttcttcttcttccttttccattttttctttatcTGCTGTAGCTTCAGAGCTTCTGCTCAGATTCAGAATCCTAAGTTCTTAAAGTCAAGTTGTCAGAATACGACAACGTATTCAAGAAACAGCACTTACTACAGAAATCTCACAAaccttttgtatttcctttcttcCCGCAATGCTTCACACCCCACCGGATTCCAAAACGCCACATCGGGTCAAGGCCCAGACAGGGTCAGTGGACTTTTCCTTTGCAGAGGAGACGTCTCGCTGGAAGATTGCCGTAACTGCGTCACCTTTTCCGTCAAAGAATCCTTAACGCGGTGTCCAATTCAGAGAGAGGTCGTACTCTATTACGATAAGTGTATGCTAAGATACGCAAACCAGGATATATTCTCGACCCTTCAGATGGAAGAAGCACAAACAATGCTCAGCAATATTATTATTCCAATTAACCAACAAGAGAGGTTCCGAGAATTGGTTTTGTCCATGATGAACAACGCAGCAGCTGAAGCCGCGGCTAGTTCCAAAAAGTTTGGTGCGAGAGAAACCAACTATGCTGCGTTTCAGCGTGTGTACGGACTTGTTCAGTGCACCCCTGATCTGACGACTCAAGACTGTTCGCGTTGTTTGGAAACATCCATCAATCAGTTACCCACTACCAATACTGGGGCAAGAATTCTTTTTCCGAGCTGTAACTCAAGATACGAGTCTTACCCATTTTTCAACGAATCCGCCGCTAGCACATTTTCATCACCACTACCGCCACCGGTTTCTCCCGGACCTGAGTTTTCAAACGCAGGGAAAGCTAGGAGTTCATCTGTGTTAGTGGTAGCCATTGTTGTACCTGTTATAATGGTAGTTCTACTTTTCATAGCTGGATACTGTTTCCTTgcaaagagagcaaagaggCCTTACGGGACAGCACCCACATTTAATCATG GGGATGATATAACAACTATAGACTCGCTGCAACTTGATTATAGAACAATTCAAGCTgcaacaaattatttttcagaGGATAATAAGATTGGTCAAGGTGGATTTGGTGAGGTCTACAAG GGTATATTTTCGAATGGGACTGAAGTTGCGGTGAAGAAACTATCAAAATCATCAGAACAAGGTGACACAGAGTTCAAGAAtgaggttgttgttgttgcaaagCTTCAGCACAGAAATCTGGTTAGGCTTCTCGGATTTTCTCTAGAACAAGAAGAGAGGATATTGGTCTACGAGTATGTTCCAAACAAAAGCCTTAATTATTTCCTCTTTG ACGCTGCAAAGCGATGTCAGTTAGACTGGACTCAGCGATACAATATTATTGGAGGAATTGCTCGAGGGATTCTGTACCTTCATCAAGATTCACGGCTCACAATCATACATCGTGACCTAAAAGCAAGCAATGTTCTCTTGGATGAGAATATGAACCCAAAAATTGCAGATTTTGGAATGGCTAGGATCTTCGGACTCGACCAAACCCAGGAAAACACAAACAGAATTGTTGGTACATT CGGTTACATGCCTCCCGAATATGCGATGCGTGGCCAGTTCTCAATGAAGTCTGATGTTTATAGCTTCGGAGTGTTAGTACTTGAGATTATAAGTGGTAGAAAGAATAACAGCTTCCACGAGATGGATGATTCACATGACTTGGTCACATAT GCTTGGAGGCTTTGGAATCACGGAACAGCGTTAGAACTCGTGGATCCAATGATCATTGGAAATTGCAAGAAGAGCGAAGTGGTTCGGTGCATCCATATTGGTCTTTTATGTGTTCAAGAAGATCCTGTAGACCGTCCAGCCTTGTCAACCATTTTAGTGATGTTCACTAGTAATTCTATGACTTTACCAGTGCCCAGGCGGCCAGGGTTTTTCAATCATACTAGACCCATAGACCCACTTGATTCAGATCAATCTACCATGAGCAAGTCTGTTGCAGAGTCAACTGACGATGCATCAATCTCTACATTATGTCCTCGCTGA
- the LOC106448142 gene encoding uncharacterized protein LOC106448142, translating into MEDSFQEREGLFKWMVMPFGLSNAPSTFMRVMNQALHPFIGKFVVVYFDDILIFSTTLQEHLSHLRDVLLVLRHEKLFIAAHKCEFGVSQVLFLGYVVSATGLRVDPQKVAAVASWPTPTSITEIRSFHGLASFYRRFVHNFSAIMAPLTDCMKNTTFSWSLAASQAFELIKTKLTTAPILVLPDFDLPFELHCDASKLGIGAVLSQQGRPVAYYSEKMAGARARYSTYDVKFYAIVQAVKHWRHYLAHKEFVLFTDHVALRYLGTQDKISSRHASWTAYLQQFTFVIKHPSGKLNKVADSLSRRHALVSTLRVSVVGFECLAELYPTDAFSPRLRLQIIQELHKEGHVGRDRTLKLVADSYYWPSLRRDVERFVARCTTCQEGKGHVSNAGLYLPLPIPTQPWSDISMDFVLGLPRTQRGHDSIFVVVDRFSKMTHFIPCKKTTDAVQVASLFFWEIYRLHGLPTSIVSDRDSRFISHFWRSLWKLFKTSLNMSSAYHPHTDGQTEVVNRSLGNMLRCLVGDNLRSWDTLLCQAEFAHNHAHNRSLGYSPFKVVYGVVPRDPLALATTPQPGEFHGRAFELIEEITDLHTRAQDNLAGTAIKYKREVDKKRREVNFQVGDHVWAVLIKERFPTGRYKKLLPRKIGPVEFIAKINANAYKLRLPAHIHTADVFNVKHLFKFEPDDAMLSGFVDESLVGEGT; encoded by the exons ATGGAAGACAGCTTTCAAGAGCGAGAAGGATTATTCAAATGGATGGTCATGCCTTTCGGCTTATCGAATGCACCTAGCACCTTTATGCGTGTCATGAATCAAGCTCTTCATCCGTTTATTGGTAAATTCGTCGTTGTATACTTTGACGACATACTCATCTTCAGCACCACGTTGCAGGAACATCTTAGCCATCTCAGGGACGTTTTGTTGGTTCTACGTCACGAGAAGCTCTTCATTGCTGCGCATAAGTGTGAATTTGGCGTGTCACAGGTCTTGTTCCTCGGCTATGTAGTCTCAGCGACAGGTCTTCGTGTTGATCCTCAGAAGGTAGCCGCAGTTGCTTCTTGGCCGACACCTACATCAATCACAGAAATACGGAGTTTTCACGGCTTGGCATCCTTCTATCGACGTTTCGTGCATAACTTCAGTGCCATCATGGCCCCACTTACAGACTGCATGAAGAACACGACTTTCTCATGGTCTTTAGCGGCATCACAAGCTTTTGAGCTTATCAAGACTAAGCTTACGACGGCTCCCATTCTAGTGCTACCCGATTTTGATCTTCCTTTTGAGTTGCACTGTGATGCGAGCAAGCTAGGCATTGGAGCAGTGTTAAGCCAACAAGGGCGACCTGTAGCTTATTATAGCGAGAAGATGGCCGGCGCACGAGCTCGTTATAGCACATATGACGTTAAATTTTATGCAATTGTTCAAGCTGTCAAACACTGGCGACATTATTTAGCCCACAAAGAGTTTGTGTTGTTTACTGATCATGTGGCGCTTCGCTATCTCGGGACGCAGGACAAGATTTCATCACGTCATGCTTCCTGGACAGCCTATTTACAGCAGTTTACATTCGTGATCAAGCATCCGTCGGGCAAACTCAATAAAGTCGCCGATTCCCTAAGTCGCCGTCATGCATTAGTTTCTACGTTGAGAGTTAGTGTCGTTGGGTTTGAATGCCTCGCTGAGTTATACCCCACTGACGCCTTTTCTCCGCG TCTACGTCTACAGATCATCCAGGAGTTACATAAGGAAGGGCATGTAGGGCGTGACAGAACACTTAAGCTTGTCGCCGACTCCTACTACTGGCCTTCCCTGCGCAGAGATGTGGAGCGGTTCGTGGCGCGATGCACGACTTGTCAGGAGGGTAAAGGACACGTCTCTAATGCCGGTCTCTATTTGCCGTTGCCTATTCCGACTCAGCCCTGGAGTGATATCAGTATGGATTTCGTCCTTGGCCTTCCTAGAACGCAACGTGGTCATGATTCCATCTTTGTGGTCGTTGATCGATTCTCCAAGATGACTCATTTTATTCCTTGCAAAAAAACGACGGATGCTGTCCAAGTGGCTTCATTATTCTTTTGGGAGATTTACCGTTTACACGGCTTGCCAACCTCCATTGTCTCAGACCGTGACTCACGCTTCATTAGTCATTTTTGGCGTTCTCTTTGGAAGCTCTTTAAGACTAGTTTGAATATGAGTTCTGCCTATCATCCCCATACAGACGGTCAAACAGAAGTTGTTAATCGGAGTTTGGGAAATATGTTACGGTGTTTAGTTGGTGATAACTTGCGTTCGTGGGATACTCTGTTGTGTCAGGCGGAGTTTGCTCATAACCATGCCCATAATCGGAGTCTTGGGTATAGTCCGTTCAAGGTTGTGTATGGGGTGGTTCCGCGCGATCCTTTGGCATTAGCAACAACGCCCCAGCCTGGCGAGTTTCATGGACGAGCCTTCGAGCTTATAGAGGAGATTACTGATCTTCATACGCGCGCACAGGATAATTTGGCTGGCACTGCGATAAAATACAAAAGGGAAGTGGATAAAAAACGCCGGGAAGTGAACTTTCAAGTTGGTGATCATGTTTGGGCCGTGTTGATCAAGGAACGTTTTCCTACAGGTCGTTACAAAAAGCTCCTTCCTCGCAAGATTGGCCCTGTCGAATTCATTGCTAAGATTAATGCAAATGCTTACAAGCTCCGTCTTCCTGCTCATATTCATACGGCCGATGTCTTTAATGTGAAACACCTCTTCAAGTTCGAACCAGATGACGCCATGCTATCCGGATTCGTGGACGAATCACTCGTAGGGGAGGGGACCTGA